From Vigna unguiculata cultivar IT97K-499-35 chromosome 5, ASM411807v1, whole genome shotgun sequence, the proteins below share one genomic window:
- the LOC114183582 gene encoding trihelix transcription factor ASIL1: MDSIAGAPPHTATPPSSRPSPFPGREDCWSEEATFTLIEAWGERHLELNRGNLRQRHWQEVADTVNARHGHAGARARRTDVQCKNRIDTLKKKYKIEKARVSDSGDSATAWPFFRRLEFLIGDNFPAKKPSPPESGSADRRSTPPAKSPAWALIPVGPRSRSQKRPTPAAPAAESVADSYFRRNFSVFAAAAAAAAEADSDNSNGSKWSSGSEKREKKKRGRDWEFGYREVAEALERFGEIYERVEEAKQRQMVELEKQRMQFAKDLETQRMKLFMETQLHLQKMNRSNSKRSSATDSVS, translated from the coding sequence ATGGACTCCATCGCCGGAGCTCCGCCTCACACAGCAACCCCTCCGTCGTCTCGGCCGTCGCCGTTTCCCGGCCGGGAAGACTGCTGGTCGGAGGAAGCCACGTTCACGCTCATCGAGGCATGGGGCGAGCGCCACCTCGAACTCAACCGCGGGAACCTCCGCCAGAGGCACTGGCAGGAGGTCGCCGACACCGTCAACGCACGTCACGGCCACGCCGGCGCCAGGGCCCGCCGCACCGACGTGCAGTGCAAGAACCGCATCGACACGCTCAAGAAGAAGTACAAGATCGAGAAGGCTAGGGTTTCCGATTCCGGCGATTCCGCCACCGCCTGGCCGTTCTTCCGCCGCCTCGAGTTCCTCATCGGCGACAATTTCCCGGCGAAGAAGCCCTCCCCGCCGGAGTCAGGCTCCGCCGATCGACGGAGCACTCCTCCGGCGAAGTCCCCGGCGTGGGCCCTCATTCCGGTGGGTCCTCGATCCCGCTCCCAGAAGCGGCCGACGCCGGCGGCGCCAGCGGCAGAGAGCGTTGCCGACTCATACTTCCGGCGGAATTTCTCGGTTTttgcggcggcggcggcggccgCCGCGGAGGCTGATAGCGATAATTCGAACGGTTCCAAATGGAGCAGTGGGAgtgagaagagagagaagaagaaaagaggaaGGGATTGGGAATTTGGTTACAGAGAGGTTGCAGAAGCGTTGGAGAGGTTTGGGGAGATTTATGAGAGAGTTGAAGAAGCTAAACAGAGGCAAATGGTTGAGTTGGAGAAACAGAGAATGCAGTTTGCTAAGGATTTGGAAACCCAGAGAATGAAACTCTTCATGGAAACTCAGCTTCACTTGCAAAAAATGAATCGCTCCAACTCCAAGCGTTCTTCTGCAACTG